One segment of Saprospiraceae bacterium DNA contains the following:
- a CDS encoding heme exporter protein CcmB, with protein MSMKMFFTLLRKEVLLEFRQRYAISGIVLYVFSMVFVVYIASVKVQPPVWNVLFWLIVLFASINAVVKSFVQESGARQLYYYQLADPSMLLLAKIVYNTLLLLVLSGLAFGVYSVVAGNPVKDAGLFALVLLLGGLGFSIAFTFIASIAAKANNAATLMAILSFPVILPILLTLIRLSQIALRVIQDTSYQRDIINLLAIDAILVTLTFVLFPFIWRD; from the coding sequence ATGAGCATGAAGATGTTTTTCACGCTGCTCCGCAAGGAAGTGCTGCTCGAGTTCCGCCAGCGATACGCCATCAGTGGCATTGTGTTGTATGTGTTCAGCATGGTGTTCGTGGTCTATATCGCCAGCGTCAAGGTGCAGCCGCCGGTGTGGAATGTGTTGTTCTGGCTCATCGTGCTTTTTGCGAGCATCAATGCGGTGGTGAAAAGTTTTGTGCAGGAGAGTGGGGCGCGGCAGTTGTACTACTATCAACTTGCCGACCCGTCCATGCTCTTGCTGGCGAAGATTGTTTACAATACGCTGCTTTTGCTGGTGCTGAGCGGTTTGGCATTCGGAGTGTACAGCGTCGTGGCGGGCAATCCGGTGAAAGATGCGGGTCTTTTTGCTTTGGTGTTGCTGTTGGGAGGCTTGGGTTTTTCCATCGCGTTCACCTTTATCGCCAGCATCGCGGCGAAGGCGAACAACGCGGCCACGCTCATGGCGATTTTGAGTTTCCCGGTCATCCTGCCCATTTTGCTCACGCTGATTCGGCTTTCCCAAATTGCCCTTCGCGTTATTCAGGACACTTCATATCAACGAGACATCATCAATCTTTTAGCGATTGATGCTATTTTGGTGACGCTCACTTTTGTGCTGTTCCCGTTCATCTGGCGTGATTGA
- a CDS encoding ATP-binding cassette domain-containing protein codes for MLRLLRYYAPYKKHLVLAVVCNLLMSFFMVVSIPVLQPFLQILFNPKELSERAETSQPLAEVTGVQYIEQHINHFFSNLIQEHGQERALLIVCAFLVFTFFGKNLFRYLSLYFLAPVRNGIVRDLRQKLVGKILDLPLSYFSEERKGDLMSRISADVQEVEWSIVGVVESIAREPLVILGSLVFMIYVSPELLVFVFGLMLFSGIIIGGVGRSLRKQSGQAQGILGLVGSLVEETLGGLRIIKGFNAERWQSERFGRENTRYARTLTRLYRRKDLAAPLSEFLGIAAVSVLLWFGAKQVFAGEITAATFITFLYAFYNIIEPAKQLSSASYSIRKGMGALERVEAVLNAPVSIRDEGQALEVADFKDKIEFRNVSFHYKNADRPALEHINLVIPKGKMVALVGASGAGKSTIADLLPRFYDVTEGQILLDGHDIRQVRLRDLRGLMGIVSQEAILFNDSVWNNIVFSTDLPEASAAEAVEAAAKAANAHEFIEKLPETYHTNIGDRGNKLSGGQRQRLTIARALLKNPPILILDEATSALDSESEKLVQAALDTLLQNRTSLVIAHRLSTVQHADEIIVLDQGRIVERGTHEGLMKEGKYYRKLVELQAL; via the coding sequence ATGCTCCGACTTCTCCGCTACTACGCTCCGTACAAAAAACACCTCGTCCTTGCTGTCGTGTGCAACCTGTTGATGTCCTTTTTCATGGTCGTCAGCATACCCGTGTTGCAGCCGTTTTTGCAAATTTTGTTCAATCCAAAAGAACTCAGCGAGCGAGCAGAAACAAGTCAGCCGCTGGCCGAGGTGACTGGCGTTCAATATATCGAACAGCATATCAACCATTTCTTTTCCAACCTCATTCAGGAACACGGACAGGAGCGGGCGCTGCTCATCGTGTGTGCGTTCTTGGTGTTCACCTTTTTCGGCAAAAACCTGTTTCGCTACCTCTCGCTCTATTTTTTGGCACCCGTGCGCAACGGCATCGTGCGCGATTTGCGGCAAAAATTGGTGGGCAAAATACTCGACCTGCCGCTCTCCTATTTTTCGGAAGAGCGAAAAGGCGACCTGATGAGCCGCATTTCGGCAGATGTGCAAGAGGTGGAATGGAGCATCGTCGGGGTGGTGGAGTCAATAGCACGCGAACCGCTCGTGATACTCGGCAGCTTGGTCTTCATGATTTATGTGTCGCCGGAGCTGTTGGTCTTCGTCTTTGGCCTCATGTTGTTTTCGGGCATCATCATTGGCGGGGTGGGTCGTTCGTTGCGCAAACAATCGGGACAGGCGCAAGGCATCTTGGGCTTGGTAGGCTCGCTGGTGGAGGAGACCTTGGGCGGGCTGCGCATCATCAAAGGCTTCAACGCGGAGCGGTGGCAATCCGAGCGTTTTGGCAGGGAAAATACCCGTTACGCCCGCACCCTTACCCGCCTCTATCGCCGCAAGGACTTGGCGGCCCCACTTTCCGAATTCTTGGGCATAGCGGCAGTATCGGTACTGCTGTGGTTCGGCGCGAAACAGGTGTTTGCGGGGGAAATCACCGCCGCCACGTTCATCACTTTCCTCTACGCATTTTACAACATCATCGAGCCTGCCAAACAGCTCAGCAGCGCCTCTTACAGCATTCGCAAAGGCATGGGCGCCCTGGAGCGCGTGGAGGCAGTGCTGAACGCACCCGTGAGCATCCGCGACGAGGGGCAGGCATTGGAGGTGGCTGACTTTAAGGATAAAATCGAGTTTCGGAACGTCTCTTTTCACTACAAAAACGCTGACCGCCCAGCACTTGAGCACATCAACCTCGTCATCCCGAAAGGTAAAATGGTGGCGCTCGTGGGCGCTTCGGGTGCCGGAAAAAGCACCATCGCAGACTTACTGCCCCGATTCTACGACGTGACGGAAGGGCAAATCCTGCTGGATGGCCACGACATTCGGCAGGTGCGCCTGCGCGATTTGCGCGGCCTCATGGGCATCGTGAGCCAAGAGGCCATTTTGTTCAACGATAGCGTTTGGAACAATATCGTGTTTTCGACCGATTTGCCCGAAGCAAGCGCCGCCGAGGCGGTCGAGGCCGCTGCCAAAGCAGCCAACGCACACGAATTTATCGAAAAACTGCCAGAAACATATCACACCAACATCGGCGACCGCGGCAACAAATTGAGCGGCGGGCAGCGCCAGCGACTCACCATCGCGCGGGCATTGCTCAAAAACCCGCCTATTTTAATTCTGGACGAGGCAACGTCGGCCCTCGATTCGGAGTCTGAGAAACTGGTGCAAGCCGCGCTCGACACTTTGTTGCAAAATCGCACCTCGCTCGTCATCGCGCACCGATTGAGTACCGTGCAACATGCCGACGAAATCATCGTGCTCGACCAAGGCCGCATCGTGGAGCGCGGCACACACGAGGGATTGATGAAAGAAGGAAAATACTATCGAAAATTAGTGGAATTGCAGGCGCTTTGA
- the ccsA gene encoding cytochrome c biogenesis protein CcsA, with translation MSLNTSKIAWWKIASVALVIYSIVAGMLVPLKPGITYVSPETAQTGQTLTLQMHGYNSFYTRSDVSDIRVWLQYDSLHALRGQSLRVLSDTVLAATFVFPNDLPRPSPSVMLNAIIDHPADGVSLLPDAVELSRDTTAVAVTAADWRQHPVGQLNIKKDFSFPYRNVIYESIRNTYFHVPMWFALMFLFVASVVYSVRFLLNPLPHFDRKAAAYAETGLLFGFMGLATGMLWAHYAWGAAWSNDIKQLMTAVALLIYMAYFILRSSFDEPEKGARLAAVYNIFAFASLIPLLYVVPRMFASLHPGATGNPAFGSQDLDNTMRMVFYPAILGFTGLGFWMAELRARYQRVADKALGLD, from the coding sequence ATGTCCTTAAATACATCAAAAATCGCATGGTGGAAAATTGCCTCCGTCGCCCTTGTCATCTACTCCATCGTGGCCGGTATGCTCGTGCCGCTCAAGCCCGGCATCACTTACGTCAGCCCCGAAACGGCCCAAACAGGCCAGACGCTGACGCTCCAAATGCACGGCTACAACTCTTTTTATACCCGTAGCGATGTGTCCGACATTCGGGTGTGGCTGCAATACGACTCGCTCCACGCGCTGCGGGGACAAAGCTTGCGCGTGTTGAGCGACACGGTGCTGGCCGCTACTTTTGTTTTCCCCAACGATTTGCCGCGCCCCTCGCCCTCTGTGATGCTCAATGCCATCATTGACCACCCGGCGGACGGTGTTTCGCTCCTGCCCGATGCTGTCGAACTTTCACGCGACACCACGGCAGTCGCCGTCACCGCTGCTGACTGGCGCCAGCATCCCGTCGGTCAACTCAACATCAAAAAGGATTTCTCTTTTCCCTATCGCAATGTGATTTACGAAAGCATCCGCAACACTTACTTCCATGTGCCGATGTGGTTTGCGCTGATGTTCTTGTTTGTCGCTTCCGTCGTGTATAGTGTTCGTTTTTTGCTCAATCCGCTTCCTCACTTCGACCGCAAGGCTGCCGCCTATGCCGAAACGGGCTTGCTTTTTGGCTTCATGGGGCTGGCAACCGGTATGCTGTGGGCGCACTACGCTTGGGGAGCAGCTTGGAGCAACGACATCAAACAATTGATGACGGCGGTCGCCTTGCTGATTTACATGGCCTATTTCATCCTGCGCAGCTCGTTCGACGAGCCTGAAAAAGGCGCCCGTCTGGCGGCGGTGTACAACATTTTCGCGTTTGCCTCGCTCATCCCCTTGCTCTATGTGGTGCCGCGAATGTTTGCCAGCCTCCACCCCGGCGCGACGGGCAACCCAGCCTTCGGCAGTCAGGACCTGGACAACACGATGCGCATGGTGTTCTATCCAGCCATTCTGGGATTTACGGGGCTGGGCTTCTGGATGGCCGAGTTGAGGGCGAGATATCAACGAGTGGCGGACAAGGCGTTGGGGTTGGACTGA